A single window of Electrophorus electricus isolate fEleEle1 chromosome 16, fEleEle1.pri, whole genome shotgun sequence DNA harbors:
- the pmm2 gene encoding phosphomannomutase 2 isoform X1, with protein MTNSDADTTTLCLFDVDGTLTAARQRVTPRMHKFLTKLRQRVRVGVVGGSDLIKIKEQLGDDVINCVDYVFAENGLVAYRFGQLHSVQSIQAYLGEELLQDFINFCLNYMAKIKLPKKRGTFIEFRNGMLNVSPIGRSCSQQERIEFFELDKKEKIREQFVAVLREEFAGKGLVFSIGGQISFDVFPEGWDKRYCLGIVEKDSYQTIHFFGDKTKPGGNDYEIYTDPRTIGHEVASPDDTQQICEKLFFS; from the exons ATGACAAATTCAGATGCAGACACGACGACGCTTTGCCTGTTTGATGTTGACGGGACTTTAACAGCAGCTCGGCAA AGAGTGACCCCACGCATGCACAAGTTCTTGACCAAACTAAGACAACGGGTGAGAGTTGGAGTTGTTGGAGGGTCAGACTTGATCAAAATCAAAGAGCAGCTGGGTGATGATG TAATTAATTGTGTGGATTATGTCTTCGCTGAGAACGGTCTGGTCGCCTACAGATTTGGGCAGCTACACTCTGTGCAG AGTATTCAAGCATACCTAGGGGAGGAGCTTTTACAGGATTTCATCAACTTCTGCTTAAATTACATGGCTAAGATTAAACTGCCCAAGAAAAG GGGTACATTTATTGAGTTTCGGAATGGAATGCTCAACGTTTCTCCGATTGGCCGAAGCTGCAGCCAGCAAGAGCGAATTGAATTCTTTGAGCTTGACAAG AAAGAAAAGATTCGCGAGCAGTTTGTGGCTGTTTTACGAGAAGAATTTGCTGGGAAAGGACTTGTTTTTTccatcg GAGGACAGATCAGCTTTGATGTATTTCCAGAAGGCTGGGATAAGCGATATTGTTTGGGTATCGTAGAGAAGGATTCATACCAAACCATCCACTTCTTTGGTGACAAAACCAAGCCA GGAGGAAACGATTATGAGATCTATACAGACCCCCGGACGATCGGCCATGAGGTGGCGTCGCCAGATGACACGCAGCAGATTTGTGAGAAGCTCTTTTTCAGCTGA
- the pmm2 gene encoding phosphomannomutase 2 isoform X2, translated as MQEISILCAYILKVFELFRRVTPRMHKFLTKLRQRVRVGVVGGSDLIKIKEQLGDDVINCVDYVFAENGLVAYRFGQLHSVQSIQAYLGEELLQDFINFCLNYMAKIKLPKKRGTFIEFRNGMLNVSPIGRSCSQQERIEFFELDKKEKIREQFVAVLREEFAGKGLVFSIGGQISFDVFPEGWDKRYCLGIVEKDSYQTIHFFGDKTKPGGNDYEIYTDPRTIGHEVASPDDTQQICEKLFFS; from the exons ATGCAGGAAATTTCgattttgtgtgcatatattttaaaagtattcgAGCTATTCAGG AGAGTGACCCCACGCATGCACAAGTTCTTGACCAAACTAAGACAACGGGTGAGAGTTGGAGTTGTTGGAGGGTCAGACTTGATCAAAATCAAAGAGCAGCTGGGTGATGATG TAATTAATTGTGTGGATTATGTCTTCGCTGAGAACGGTCTGGTCGCCTACAGATTTGGGCAGCTACACTCTGTGCAG AGTATTCAAGCATACCTAGGGGAGGAGCTTTTACAGGATTTCATCAACTTCTGCTTAAATTACATGGCTAAGATTAAACTGCCCAAGAAAAG GGGTACATTTATTGAGTTTCGGAATGGAATGCTCAACGTTTCTCCGATTGGCCGAAGCTGCAGCCAGCAAGAGCGAATTGAATTCTTTGAGCTTGACAAG AAAGAAAAGATTCGCGAGCAGTTTGTGGCTGTTTTACGAGAAGAATTTGCTGGGAAAGGACTTGTTTTTTccatcg GAGGACAGATCAGCTTTGATGTATTTCCAGAAGGCTGGGATAAGCGATATTGTTTGGGTATCGTAGAGAAGGATTCATACCAAACCATCCACTTCTTTGGTGACAAAACCAAGCCA GGAGGAAACGATTATGAGATCTATACAGACCCCCGGACGATCGGCCATGAGGTGGCGTCGCCAGATGACACGCAGCAGATTTGTGAGAAGCTCTTTTTCAGCTGA